The Terriglobus sp. TAA 43 sequence GATGAATCCATCGCGAGCGAGGCTTTTTGCATTTAGCAAGTGAGATCGTCGCGAGTAATTTTCAGCTCGCCGAGATTTCCCAACAAGGTCAGTGAAATTCTCTCTGGCTTCAGCAGCTCCACAGCAAGGCGTTGCACATCGGCAGCGGTAACGCGATCCACGTCGGCAATGATGTCGTCGACGGTGTTGAATCGACCGTAGTACATCTGCTGACGCGCGAGATTGCTCATACGCGATGAGGAGCTTTCCAGCCCCAGCACGATGTTGCCTTTGCTCTGATTCTTGGCGCGGTCCAGTTCATCTTCGCTGACAGGCTCCGCCTTAATGCGGCGGAACTCTTCCAGGATCAGGTGCAGCATCTCCTGCGTCTTCTCAATCGACGTTCCGGCATAGATGCTCAGCGCGCCGGTGTCGCGGAAGGGCGACAGTTCTGAGTAGATTGAGTACGCCAGCCCAGCCTCTTCGCGCACCGACTGGAACAGCCGGGAACTCATGCCGCCGCCAAGGATGCTGCTGAGAAGGTACAGCGCATAGCGATCAGGATGATCCACACGCGGCGCAGGAACGCCAAGACAGATCTGTACCTGCTCCAGCGACTTCTTGTTGCGCAGCGTGATGTGTGGCGTAGCTGAGGGTTCAGGGAAACGTGTCGTCGTGCCAGGGGTTGCTGCCAGCGCGCCGAAGTAGCGCGTCACCTCTGCAATCATCTCTTCGTGTTCGAGGTGTCCTGCGGCAGAGAAGACCATATTGGAAGGCACGAAGCGCTCAGAATGAAAACGGCGTACCGCAGCTTCATCAAAGCTGGAGACGGTCTTTGCCGTGCCCAGAATCGAGCGTGCCAGCGGATCGTTCTTCCAGAAGTTTGCCGTGTGAATCTCGTGGATGAGGTAATCGGGATTGTCCTCGTCCATCTTAATTTCTTCTAGGACAACGGACTGTTCGCGCGCAATGTCGTCGGCGCTGAACGTCGGGTTCAGGACCAGATCAGAAAGGATGTTCATCGCGGCAGGCACATTCGTGTCCAGCACCTTGATGTTGAAGCAGACGGTCTCTTTGCCGGTGAATGCGTCCAGATTGCCACCGATGGCATCGGTCTCGCGCGCAATGTCGCGTGCAGAGCGGGTCGTGGTGCCCTTGAAGACCATGTGTTCTACAAAATGAGACAGGCCGTTCTCTTCCGCCTGTTCGTCGCGCGATCCGGTGCCAATCCAGACGCCCAGGCTGATGGAACGGACATGCGGCATGCGTTCGGTCAGCACCATCATGCCGTTCGGCAGAGTGGTGCGGCGGATGTTGCGTTCATTGGATGCGGCATTCTCCGCAAGGGGAGTGGTTTCGACCATCCTTCCATTGTAGCGGTCGACGGGCGTCAGGCTCTGCGCTGTATCGGTTCGCCCGAAATGCGTTTCAAAAGCCGTGCTTTCACGTCAGGCCAGTCCTCCGCTGTGATGCTGTACCACTTCGTATGCCGCGTCGATCCGTCGGGCATGATCATGTGGTTGCGGAAGGTCCCTTCATACTGCGCGCCCAGCTTCAGCATGGCGTTCTGCGAATGCACATTCTCATGGTGAGTTTTGAGCGCGATGCGCCGTAGTCCCAGCGTTTCAAAGCCGTAGGTCAACTGCAGCAGCTTCACGCGCGGATTCACGCCGCTGGAACGCCACGCCTTCGCCAGCCATGTAAAACCGATCTCCGCGCCGCGATGCGCTCTTTGGATATCCAGAAACCGGGTGGCGCCAACTGCTTCGTCGCCGACGAAGGTCACCCATGCTTCTACCAGCCCCTGTTCAGCTTGCAGAAGAGAATCCTCAACATGCTTCATCACGTCGTCGGGCGAGGTCGGGCGAACATTCATGTAACGCCAGATGGATTCATCCAGAGCAATCTGCGTCAGTGCAGGAATGTGTGTCGAGGATAGCGGCTCAAGTCGAACGCCGTAGCCTTCCAGCATTGGCGTGTGGTTCATTGCGATGGCTCGCGTTCGGCAAGCTCCATCAGTGCATCTGCCACGCGGTCGTAGTCGTGACGCAGCACAACGCCTTCATACACAAAGCTGCCCGTAACCGGGGTTACACCCATAGCGCGAATGCGGTCCAAATCATTTTCAATGGGCTGCTGGCCACCGCTCGCATAGTGCTGCAACAGCGCTGGCGAGATGGGGGCGGTGTTCAGCAACGCAAAGTCGAACAGCCGTTGTCCGCCGGTGTGCGACTGGATGCGTGTCATGTGTTCCGACGCGGTCAGGCCAATGGATTCGTTCGCCTGCGTCATCAGGTTGCCAATGAACACACGTTTCGCCTTCGAGGTGGCAATCGCCTCAGGAATGCCTTTCACCAACAGGTTGGTAATGAGGGAAGTGAAGAGTGATCCCGGGCCTACCGTGATGAGGTCCGCTTCGCGAATGGCCTCGAGGGCTTCCTGCATAGGAGGCGCGTCCGAAGGATGCATGCGCAGCTCTGCTATGCGATGTCTCGACGCGGTAATGTTCGTTTCGCCGTGGACTACAGAACCATCGTCCATGACGGCCGATAGCGTTACATGCGAGTTGGTAGCAGGATAGATGTTGCCACGCGCCGCCAGAATGTGGGACGAGGCCTGCACCGCCTTGGCGAAATCGCCGCCGTGAATGGCCGTCAAAGCTGCAAGAAAAAGATTGCCAAACGAATGACCCGAGAGGGCATGCATCGTTCCGTCACTTGGGAAACGATATTGGAACAGCTTGGTCAGCAGTTGTTCATCTTCGCTGAGAGCTGCGACGCAGTTGCGCACATCGCCCGGCGGGTGAATCTGCAGATCCTCACGCAGTCGCCCGGATGAACCACCGTCGTCCGTCACCGTGACCAGCGCAGACAGTTTGCGAATGCGGCACGGTACGTTGAGACAGGCGTTGTTGCTTTGTTCGCTTGCATCTGCCGGGTCCACGTAGCGCTTCAAGCCACGCAGCAGCGTGGAGAGGCCCGTGCCTCCACCAATCGCCACTACACGAAGCTGTTTTGCTGAAGCGTCAGGCATCTCTGGAGTGTACCCGTTCCGTTATGCGAAATTGCGCAGGTTTCGGTTCAATTCCGGAGAAGAGTCGGGGCAGGACTTCCGTTCAGTACGGCCTCAATGTTGTCCAACGCAAGCATGCCCATTGCCGTGCGAGTCTCCACTGTGGCGCTGCCAATGTGGGGTAGTAGGAACGTGTTGGGTAAATCGAGATAACCGGGATTCAGTTTGGGTTCGCCTTCGAAAACGTCC is a genomic window containing:
- the yvcK gene encoding uridine diphosphate-N-acetylglucosamine-binding protein YvcK; protein product: MPDASAKQLRVVAIGGGTGLSTLLRGLKRYVDPADASEQSNNACLNVPCRIRKLSALVTVTDDGGSSGRLREDLQIHPPGDVRNCVAALSEDEQLLTKLFQYRFPSDGTMHALSGHSFGNLFLAALTAIHGGDFAKAVQASSHILAARGNIYPATNSHVTLSAVMDDGSVVHGETNITASRHRIAELRMHPSDAPPMQEALEAIREADLITVGPGSLFTSLITNLLVKGIPEAIATSKAKRVFIGNLMTQANESIGLTASEHMTRIQSHTGGQRLFDFALLNTAPISPALLQHYASGGQQPIENDLDRIRAMGVTPVTGSFVYEGVVLRHDYDRVADALMELAEREPSQ
- a CDS encoding pitrilysin family protein — encoded protein: MVETTPLAENAASNERNIRRTTLPNGMMVLTERMPHVRSISLGVWIGTGSRDEQAEENGLSHFVEHMVFKGTTTRSARDIARETDAIGGNLDAFTGKETVCFNIKVLDTNVPAAMNILSDLVLNPTFSADDIAREQSVVLEEIKMDEDNPDYLIHEIHTANFWKNDPLARSILGTAKTVSSFDEAAVRRFHSERFVPSNMVFSAAGHLEHEEMIAEVTRYFGALAATPGTTTRFPEPSATPHITLRNKKSLEQVQICLGVPAPRVDHPDRYALYLLSSILGGGMSSRLFQSVREEAGLAYSIYSELSPFRDTGALSIYAGTSIEKTQEMLHLILEEFRRIKAEPVSEDELDRAKNQSKGNIVLGLESSSSRMSNLARQQMYYGRFNTVDDIIADVDRVTAADVQRLAVELLKPERISLTLLGNLGELKITRDDLTC
- a CDS encoding GNAT family N-acetyltransferase: MNHTPMLEGYGVRLEPLSSTHIPALTQIALDESIWRYMNVRPTSPDDVMKHVEDSLLQAEQGLVEAWVTFVGDEAVGATRFLDIQRAHRGAEIGFTWLAKAWRSSGVNPRVKLLQLTYGFETLGLRRIALKTHHENVHSQNAMLKLGAQYEGTFRNHMIMPDGSTRHTKWYSITAEDWPDVKARLLKRISGEPIQRRA